A genomic window from Pocillopora verrucosa isolate sample1 chromosome 7, ASM3666991v2, whole genome shotgun sequence includes:
- the LOC131775554 gene encoding tumor necrosis factor ligand superfamily member 15-like, with product MNFLGVKILLSCVFLIYVNVEAAPSPQFHCQPLAHIEAKRKHVTPYGVRQVITDWDVDDAHSHLEDGMKYSNGRLIVPQDGEYYVYAQLYFHSGGRVVIRKNHRELITMLQHPYKVAAGPHYAGGAFYFKANDTIELLTATPVTLFMATAPSYFGAFLIE from the exons ATGAATTTTCTTGGGGTGAAGATTCTTTTGTCCTGTGTTTTTCTGATATACGTCAACGTGGAAGCGGCTCCATCGCCACAG TTCCATTGTCAGCCTCTGGCTCACATCGAGGCCAAAAGGAAACATGTGACTCCCTATGGCGTTAGGCaag tAATTACAGACTGGGACGTGGACGACGCGCACAGCCATCTCGAGGACGGCATGAAATACAGTAATGGACGTCTGATTGTGCCTCAAGATGGAGAGTATTATGTCTACGCACAACTGTACTTTCACAGCGGCGGGAGAGTGGTCATTCGCAAGAATCACCGCGAACTTATCACCATGCTTCAACATCCCTACAAAGTAGCAGCAGGACCCCACTATGCAGGGGGAGCGTTTTATTTTAAGGCTAATGACACCATAGAATTACTAACCGCGACACCTGTCACACTTTTCATGGCGACTGCTCCCTCTTACTTTGGAGCGTTCCTGATTGAGTGA
- the LOC131774985 gene encoding tumor necrosis factor: MAFLEVKILLSCVFLIYTNVEAGRLRKDYYQPLAHIEATERRVTHYGVGQAITDWDAGNVHSHLEDGMTYSHGRLIVPRDGEYYVYAQLYFRSSGRVLILKNHHEVITMLQHSHNVPEGPHYAGGAFYLEAGDTIELQTATPVTLYMATAHSYFGAFLLK, from the exons ATGGCTTTTCTTGAGGTGAAGATTCTTTTGTCTTGTGTTTTTCTGATATACACCAACGTGGAAGCGGGTCGATTGCGAAAG GACTATTATCAGCCTCTGGCTCACATCGAAGCCACCGAGAGAAGAGTAACTCACTACGGCGTTGGGCAAG CGATTACAGACTGGGATGCGGGAAATGTGCACAGCCATCTCGAGGACGGCATGACGTACAGTCATGGACGTCTGATTGTGCCTCGAGATGGAGAATATTATGTCTACGCACAACTGTACTTTCGCAGCAGCGGGAGAGTGCTGATTCTCAAGAATCACCACGAAGTTATCACCATGCTTCAACATTCCCACAACGTACCAGAAGGACCCCACTATGCAGGGGGAGCGTTTTATCTAGAGGCTGGTGACACCATAGAGTTACAAACCGCGACACCTGTCACACTTTACATGGCGACTGCTCACTCTTACTTTGGAGCGTTTCTGCTTAAGTGA
- the LOC131775401 gene encoding tumor necrosis factor, protein MASTEMKIFFSCVILICANVITATFSQSKVYAHIEASNKGKVSYQAGQVMKDWTLANAFSQQSGGMRYSNGQLTVPTAGPYYIYAQLYFHTKGRVEIRKNNQRVTMLQPAEGTGYLPLYTGGVFLLRRGDVISLHSNHDVVIYMSSAHTYFGAFLI, encoded by the exons ATGGCTTCAACTGAGATGAAGATCTTTTTTTCCTGTGTTATTCTGATATGCGCCAACGTGATAACGGCTACATTTTCACAG TCGAAGGTTTACGCTCATATCGAGGCCagcaataaaggaaaagtttccTATCAGGCTGGACAAG TGATGAAAGACTGGACTTTGGCAAATGCTTTCAGCCAGCAATCGGGTGGCATGAGATACAGTAATGGACAACTGACTGTGCCTACCGCTGGACCGTATTATATCTACGCACAACTATACTTTCACACCAAGGGGAGGGTGGAGATTCGTAAGAATAACCAAAGGGTCACTATGCTTCAACCAGCTGAAGGCACAGGTTACTTACCCCTTTATACAGGGGGAGTGTTTCTCTTAAGAAGAGGTGACGTCATATCGCTACATTCGAATCACGACGTCGTGATTTACATGTCTTCTGCTCACACTTATTTTGGGGCGTTTTTGATTTGA
- the LOC131775417 gene encoding tumor necrosis factor-like, producing the protein MISYSSDISKIMASTEMKIFFSCVILICANVITATFPQSKVYAHIEAINKGKVSYQAGQVMKDWKCAFSQQSGGMRYSNGQLCVPTTGPYYIYAQLYFHTKGRVEIRKNNQRVTMLQPAEGTGYLPLYTGGVFLLRRGDVISLHSNHDVVIYMYSAHTYFGAFLI; encoded by the exons ATGATATCA TACTCCTCAGATATTTCCAAGATCATGGCTTCAACTGAGATGAAGATCTTTTTTTCCTGTGTTATTCTGATATGCGCCAACGTGATAACGGCTACATTTCCACAG TCGAAGGTTTACGCTCATATCGAGGCCatcaataaaggaaaagtttccTATCAGGCTGGACAAG TGATGAAAGACTGGAAATGTGCTTTCAGCCAGCAATCGGGTGGCATGAGATACAGTAATGGACAACTGTGTGTTCCTACCACTGGACCGTATTATATCTACGCACAACTATACTTTCACACCAAGGGGAGGGTGGAGATTCGTAAGAATAACCAAAGGGTCACTATGCTTCAACCAGCTGAAGGCACAGGTTACTTACCCCTTTATACAGGGGGAGTGTTTCTCTTAAGAAGAGGTGACGTCATATCGCTACATTCGAATCACGACGTCGTGATTTACATGTATTCTGCTCACACTTATTTTGGGGCGTTTTTGATTTGA
- the LOC131775244 gene encoding tumor necrosis factor ligand superfamily member 10-like, with protein sequence MAFLGMKIFLSCVFLIYVNVEAAPSPRFHCQPLAHIGASNKKATRYRVGQVIKDWDVGNVHSRLWGGMKYRNGCLIVPKDGAYYVYAQLYFHRYGRVVIRKNQGIAFALLQHPRKMRVGPHYAGGTIYLKAGDRISLKIKTSTRLLMSTALSYFGAFLIP encoded by the exons ATGGCTTTTCTTGGGATGAAAATCTTTTTGTCCTGTGTTTTTCTGATATACGTTAACGTGGAAGCGGCTCCATCGCCACGG TTCCATTGTCAGCCTCTGGCTCACATCGGGGCcagcaacaaaaaagcaacTCGCTATCGCGTTGGGCAag tGATTAAAGACTGGGATGTGGGAAATGTGCACAGCCGTCTCTGGGGCGGCATGAAATACAGAAATGGATGTCTGATTGTACCTAAAGATGGAGCGTACTATGTCTACGCGCAACTGTACTTTCACCGCTACGGGAGAGTGGTGATTCGCAAGAATCAGGGCATAGCTTTCGCCTTGCTTCAACATCCCCGCAAGATGCGGGTAGGACCTCACTATGCAGGGGGAACTATTTATCTAAAGGCTGGTGACAGAATATCGCTGAAAATCAAGACATCTACCAGACTTCTCATGTCGACTGCTCTCTCTTACTTTGGAGCGTTCCTGATTCCGTGA